From Vigna unguiculata cultivar IT97K-499-35 chromosome 5, ASM411807v1, whole genome shotgun sequence, the proteins below share one genomic window:
- the LOC114185318 gene encoding DNA repair protein RAD16: MELRSRRRLSNPTVSGNEQQPKDDTAVEDETKGQSSNNKDKGVSVMSSDSDVVSGSDSDSDYEDEELVGSSLLDLNKYPFSCISVSDGEDYGSDSSDGDIPLFKRTKVPGSRERRKSMNTEKGEPSDVVRVVDHEYSMISPVLVPSAFKVTKKRKYTKKGSKGDSRPVLLWNAWEEEQEKWIDQHISEDFDLDNQSEVMNETAEAPSDLTMPLLRYQREWLAWALKQEHSSSRGGILADEMGMGKTIQAIALVLAKRELQDSCEPDQSIPCSSNLLPAIKGTLVICPVVAVTQWVSEIERFTLKGSTKVLVYHGANRGRSGDRFADYDFVITTYSVVENEYRKHMMPPKERCPYCGKLFLPSKLMYHQNYFCGPDAVRTEKQSKQAKKKREVTKGKTKVCDSSKILKGSIKKKGDKMCIDIEDSDAVPVRSDRSFLHAVKWQRIILDEAHYIKSRHCNTAKAVLALDSTYKWALSGTPLQNRVGELYSLIRFLQITPYSYYLCKDCDCRILDHSSKECSVCSHSSVRHFCWWNKYVATPIQSFGNGDSGRRAMILLKHKVLKNIVLRRTKIGRAADLALPPRIVSLRKDCLDIKEQDYYESLYNESQAQFNTYIEANTLMHNYAHIFDLLTRLRQAVDHPYLVVYSQSSGSRSAVMAHNATTVEQICGICHEPVEDLIVTSCEHSFCRACLIDYYSTSLGQVSCPACSKLLTVDLTPNKDAGDQAKTTIKGFRSSSILNRIRLENFQTSTKIEALREEIRFMVERDGSAKGIVFSQFTSFLDLINYSLHKSGVSCVQLNGSMSLTARDAAIRRFTEDPDCKIFLMSLKAGGVALNLTVASHVFLMDPWWNPAVERQAQDRIHRIGQYKPIRIVRFVIENTIEERILKLQEKKELVFEGTIGGSSDALGKLTEADLRFLFVT; this comes from the exons ATGGAGCTTCGTTCTCGTCGACGCCTTTCGAATCCCACAGTGTCTG GGAATGAGCAGCAGCCTAAGGATGATACTGCTGTGGAAGATGAAACCAAGGGCCAGAGTAGCAACAATAAAGACAAAGGTGTTTCTGTTATGTCTTCCGATTCGGATGTAGTTTCTGGTTCTGATTCCGATTCCGATTATGAAG ATGAAGAATTGGTTGGGAGCTCGCTGCTGGACTTGAATAAATATCCGTTCTCATGCATCAGTGTATCTGACGGAGAAGATTATGGTTCTGATTCATCTGATGGTGACATACCTTTATTTAAAAGGACAAAGGTGCCGGGGTCcagagagagaaggaagagtATGAACACAGAAAAAGGAGAACCGAGTGATGTGGTGAGGGTGGTGGATCATGAATATTCAATGATTTCACCAGTATTGGTTCCATCTGCTTTTAAGGTAACTAAGAAGAGGAAATATacaaaaaaaggaagtaaaggagATTCTCGTCCAGTGTTGTTGTGGAATGCATGGGAAGAGGAGCAAGAGAAATGGATTGATCAGCATATATCCGAAGATTTTGACTTAGATAATCAGAGCGAAGTAATGAATGAAACTGCTGAGGCGCCCTCTGATCTGACTATGCCTTTACTTAGATACCAGAGGGAATGGTTAGCCTGGGCTTTAAAACAAGAACATTCTTCAAGTAGAGGTGGAATACTTGCAGATGAAATGGGAATGGGGAAGACTATTCAAGCAATTGCTCTTGTCCTTGCCAAACGTGAATTACAAGACAGTTGTGAACCAGATCAATCCATACCATGTTCATCCAACCTGTTGCCTGCGATCAAAGGAACACTTGTCATATGTCCAGTGGTTGCTGTTACTCAGTGGGTCAGTGAGATTGAACGCTTTACTTTAAAAGGAAGCACCAAGGTGCTGGTCTATCATGGGGctaatagagggaggagtgggGATCGATTTGCAGATTATGATTTTGTGATAACTACATACTCTGTTGTTGAGAATGAGTACAGGAAGCATATGATGCCTCCTAAAGAGAGATGCCCATATtgtggaaaattatttttgccAAGTAAGTTGATGTATCATCAAAACTATTTTTGTGGACCTGATGCTGTTAGAACAGAAAAACAATCAAAGCAAGctaagaagaaaagagaagttACTAAAGGGAAGACCAAGGTATGCGACAGTAGCAAGATTTTGAAGGGTTCTATCAAGAAAAAGGGAGACAAAATGTGCATAGATATTGAAGATTCTGATGCTGTACCTGTCCGTAGCGATAGGTCATTTCTCCATGCTGTTAAATGGCAAAGGATCATATTGGACGAG GCACACTATATCAAATCTAGACACTGTAACACTGCTAAAGCAGTTCTTGCTTTAGATTCTACCTACAAATGGGCGTTGAGTGGCACTCCCCTTCAGAACCGAGTTGGAGAGCTGTATTCTCTG ATACGATTCCTGCAAATAACTCCTTATTCCTATTACTTGTGCAAGGACTGTGATTGCAGGATTCTTGATCATAG CTCTAAAGAATGTTCAGTCTGCTCTCACAGTTCCGTGCGACATTTCTGTTGGTGGAATAAA TATGTTGCCACACCAATTCAATCTTTTGGAAATGGTGATTCTGGGAGAAGAGCTATGATACTGCTTAAACATAAAGTTTTGAAGAACATAGTATTAAGGCGAACAAAAATAGGCAGGGCTGCTGATCTTGCACTTCCGCCTAGGATT GTTTCGTTGAGAAAGGATTGCCTGGATATTAAAGAACAAGACTATTATGAATCGTTATACAATGAAAGTCAGGCACAATTTAATAC ATACATTGAAGCAAATACACTGATGCATAATTATGCTCATATATTTGATCTCCTCACAAGGCTGCGTCAG GCTGTTGATCATCCATACCTTGTGGTATATTCTCAAAGTTCAGGTTCAAGAAGTGCAGTTATGGCCCACAATGCTACTACTGTTGAACAAATTTGTGGTATTTGCCACGAGCCAGTAGAAGATCTTATT GTTACCTCCTGTGAGCATTCATTTTGCCGTGCATGCTTGATAGACTATTACTCTACTTCCTTGGGCCAAGTATCATGCCCTGCTTGCTCAAAATTACTTACAGTTGATTTAACACCCAACAAGGATGCTGGGGATCAGGCTAAAACAACAATTAAGGGTTTTAGATCCTCGAGCATTTTGAATCGAATTCGCCTTGAGAACTTTCAGACGAGCACTAAAATAGAGGCTTTG AGAGAAGAAATAAGATTCATGGTCGAAAGGGATGGTTCTGCCAAAGGGATTGTTTTTAGCCAATTCACATCGTTCTTGGATCTTATAAACTACTCTTTACACAAG TCTGGAGTATCTTGTGTTCAGTTGAATGGAAGCATGTCATTGACTGCTAGGGATGCTGCCATTCGAAGATTCACTGAAGATCCAGATTGCAAAATTTTTCTCATGAGCTTGAAGGCTGGGGGTGTTGCACTAAATTTGACGGTAGCTTCACAT GTCTTCCTTATGGACCCTTGGTGGAACCCGGCCGTGGAGCGCCAGGCTCAAGACAGAATTCACCGAATAGGGCAATACAAACCTATAAG AATTGTGAGGTTTGTCATCGAGAACACAATCGAGGAGAGAATTCTGAAACTCCAAGAGAAGAAAGAACTCGTGTTTGAAGG GACTATAGGTGGTTCTTCTGATGCTCTGGGGAAATTGACAGAGGCAGACTTGAGATTTTTGTTTGTTACCTAA
- the LOC114184207 gene encoding mitogen-activated protein kinase kinase kinase 18-like, with amino-acid sequence MEWTRGFIIGRGSSATVYTATSAHSSTVAAVKTAELSPSNSEKLQREQRILSSLFSTHIVTYKGCNTTEENNTLWFNLFMEYMPFGTLSQEIRRHGGRLGEPTIVNYVRQVLRGLEYLHNKGVVHCDIKGSNILIGEEGAKIGDFGCAKLWNESPVAAIGGTPMFMAPEVARGEEQGYPADVWALGCTVVEMATGFAPWPNLEDPVTVLYRVAYSNEVPEIPSFLSEEAKDFLGKCFRRNPKERWSCSQLLKHPFVGEFSSNDKEIQQSNSCSPTSILEQSFWNSVEETETETETESEEECVSDPGNVIRIKSSDESPKGRIRRLALCSGDPIWELDDENWITTRGSEAGASSCEGLDLDVDIRISDYFCDDYYYKCSDVSVVVGSFDFEGGIDEMVIPSTFEFL; translated from the coding sequence ATGGAGTGGACTAGAGGCTTCATCATAGGACGTGGCTCATCAGCCACCGTCTACACCGCCACCTCCGCCCACTCCTCCACCGTTGCCGCCGTCAAGACTGCAGAGTTATCACCGTCAAACTCAGAAAAGTTGCAGAGGGAACAGAGGATTCTGTCGTCTCTGTTTTCTACCCACATAGTTACCTACAAAGGTTGTAACACTACAGAGGAAAACAACACCCTGTGGTTCAACCTCTTCATGGAGTACATGCCCTTCGGAACTCTCTCCCAGGAAATTCGCCGGCACGGTGGTCGGCTCGGCGAGCCGACCATCGTGAACTACGTTCGACAAGTCCTGCGGGGGCTAGAGTACTTGCACAATAAGGGTGTTGTGCATTGTGATATTAAAGGTAGCAACATTTTGATTGGTGAAGAGGGGGCCAAGATTGGGGATTTTGGTTGTGCTAAGTTGTGGAATGAGTCTCCGGTGGCGGCGATCGGCGGCACGCCAATGTTCATGGCCCCAGAGGTGGCGCGTGGGGAGGAGCAGGGGTACCCTGCTGATGTATGGGCGCTTGGGTGCACTGTGGTTGAAATGGCCACTGGGTTTGCGCCGTGGCCTAATTTAGAAGACCCTGTCACTGTGTTGTACCGCGTTGCATATTCCAATGAGGTTCCTGAGATTCCAAGTTTTCTGTCTGAAGAAGCAAAGGATTTCTTGGGGAAGTGTTTCAGGAGGAATCCTAAAGAGAGGTGGAGTTGTAGTCAGCTTCTGAAGCATCCGTTTGTTGGGGAATTCAGTTCCAACGACAAGGAAATTCAGCAATCTAATTCATGTTCTCCGACAAGTATTCTCGAGCAGAGCTTTTGGAATTCTGTGGAAGAGACAGAGACAGAGACAGAGACAGAGTCCGAGGAAGAGTGTGTCTCTGACCCTGGCAATGTGATTCGGATTAAAAGCTCTGATGAGTCTCCAAAGGGTAGGATCAGAAGGCTAGCTTTGTGTTCAGGGGATCCAATTTGGGAATTGGATGATGAAAATTGGATCACAACGAGGGGCAGTGAAGCAGGGGCTTCAAGCTGTGAGGGGTTGGATTTGGATGTTGATATTAGGATTAGTGATTATTTttgtgatgattattattataaatgtagTGATGTTAGTGTTGTAGTTGGTAGTTTCGATTTTGAGGGAGGCATTGATGAGATGGTTATCCCTTCAACATTTGAGTTTTTATGA
- the LOC114183521 gene encoding B-cell receptor-associated protein 31-like → MLQLLYAVIFAQMFVIVSFLFKTPARKLVIVTLDRVKRGRGPVVVKTVAATLLVVLASSLYSIAKIQRRSLDSPVVNPTDQVLVSKHTLEASLMGFVLFLALIIDRLHHYIRELRLLRKAMEAAKKQSRSFEDGKSVSAAEHKALVEEISTLKPQIEKLESECEVKASKAKALEAEVEALRKQSEGFLMEYDRLLADNQNLRSQLQAIDHSSSHAVNKKST, encoded by the exons ATGTTGCAGCTTCTCTACGCCGTCATTTTCGCCCAAATGTTCGTCATTGTTTCCTTCCTCTTCAAAACTCCGGCCAGGAAGCTAGTCATCGTCACATTGGATCGGGTCAAGCGCGGCCGCGGCCCCGTCGTCGTTAAGACCGTCGCCGCCACGCTCCTCGTGGTGCTCGCTTCCTCGCTCTACAGCATCGCCAAGATCCAGCGTCGGAGCCTCGACTCTCCCGTTGTTAACCCCACCGACCAAGTCCTCGTCTCTAAGCACACGCTCGAAGCTTCTCTTATGG GGTTTGTGCTGTTCCTGGCTCTGATTATCGACAGATTGCACCATTACATCAGAGAGCTTCGGTTGCTGAGGAAGGCCATGGAAGCTGCTAAGAAACAGAGTCGAAGTTTTGAGGACGGTAAAAGTGTGAGCGCAGCTGAGCACAAGGCTTTGGTGGAAGAAATTTCGACATTGAAGCCGCAAATTGAGAAGCTGGAATCTGAGTGTGAAGTAAAAGCAAGCAAAGCTAAGGCCTTGGAAGCTGAGGTGGAGGCTCTTAGAAAGCAATCTGAGGGGTTTCTTATGGAATATGACCGTCTCTTAGCAGACAATCAGAATCTTCGTAGTCAGTTGCAGGCTATTGACCACAGTTCTTCCCATGCTGTTAACAAAAAGAGCACGTGA